Proteins from a genomic interval of Mycolicibacterium grossiae:
- a CDS encoding PE-PPE domain-containing protein, giving the protein MAEGRRWLAAVVVAAILAVAAPGVAATAQTRIALNGGRPAQWPILSDVLAGQGLTQQGWLDFASLVGSNWLPGTTARPLDYPAQLGLVSGPFAMTTDQSTAIGRKLLHDAILDEMTKGEPIVVTGLSQGTLVIESELAHLLTAADAPAAKDVTFYLFGGMVRGLGDMYLRGVTIPIFGQTFIPVPESQYDVVVVNEQWDGWANPPDRPWNALAVVNAVMGAFYTVNGSNDHGRTALDGMDDATLVSQVTNSRGGTTTTYLVPRQELPITRPLRQLGFPGWVVDRIDELLRPWIAAGYSSMTPYLGPRIERGQLVWTPPVPPVLPVASAVPKPVTPPVQQAALASGAESVSGVPAAAARRADVEPPVPAAVESPVVDTYDDAASAKPAVESTVEDSVEEVTEPTEEKETPSEAKDEDEPRSPSTRPGTTGGSAGSSTMVAKPQPTTTSGGSVSGASTGAGEPEKDADAVAKDAGGEDTVAKDTAAGKDAGESDSSSDGE; this is encoded by the coding sequence CGCGCTGAACGGTGGGCGTCCGGCGCAGTGGCCGATCCTGTCGGACGTCCTGGCGGGGCAGGGTCTGACGCAGCAGGGGTGGCTTGACTTCGCGTCGTTGGTGGGGTCGAACTGGTTGCCGGGCACGACGGCTCGGCCGCTGGACTACCCGGCCCAACTCGGCCTGGTGTCGGGGCCGTTCGCGATGACGACCGATCAGTCGACGGCGATCGGCCGGAAACTGTTGCACGACGCGATCCTCGACGAGATGACCAAGGGCGAGCCCATCGTGGTGACGGGCCTCAGCCAGGGCACGCTGGTGATCGAGAGCGAACTCGCTCACTTGCTCACCGCCGCCGACGCGCCGGCCGCGAAGGACGTGACGTTCTATCTGTTCGGGGGAATGGTCCGCGGGCTCGGAGACATGTACCTGCGCGGCGTCACGATCCCCATCTTCGGACAGACCTTCATCCCCGTGCCGGAGAGCCAGTACGACGTCGTGGTGGTCAACGAGCAGTGGGACGGCTGGGCGAACCCGCCGGACCGTCCGTGGAATGCGCTGGCCGTCGTCAACGCGGTGATGGGCGCGTTCTACACGGTGAACGGGAGCAACGATCACGGCCGCACCGCGCTCGACGGCATGGACGACGCCACACTGGTGTCGCAGGTGACGAACTCGCGCGGCGGAACCACCACGACGTATCTCGTTCCGCGGCAGGAGCTTCCGATCACCCGGCCGCTGCGTCAACTCGGGTTCCCGGGGTGGGTGGTCGACCGGATCGACGAGCTGCTGCGTCCGTGGATCGCGGCCGGTTATTCGAGCATGACGCCGTACCTCGGGCCGCGCATCGAGCGCGGGCAGCTGGTCTGGACCCCGCCCGTGCCGCCGGTGTTGCCTGTTGCGTCGGCCGTGCCTAAGCCCGTGACCCCGCCCGTGCAGCAGGCGGCGCTCGCGTCCGGTGCGGAATCTGTCTCGGGTGTTCCTGCCGCTGCGGCACGCAGGGCTGATGTCGAGCCGCCCGTGCCCGCGGCTGTCGAGTCGCCGGTCGTCGATACCTATGATGACGCCGCTTCGGCGAAGCCCGCGGTCGAGTCCACCGTCGAGGATTCCGTGGAGGAGGTCACCGAGCCCACCGAAGAGAAGGAGACGCCCTCGGAGGCGAAGGACGAGGACGAGCCGCGGTCGCCGTCGACTCGTCCGGGAACGACGGGCGGGTCCGCCGGCAGCAGCACGATGGTGGCCAAGCCTCAGCCGACGACGACGTCGGGCGGCTCCGTCTCCGGTGCGTCGACCGGGGCCGGTGAACCCGAGAAGGACGCCGACGCCGTCGCGAAGGACGCAGGTGGCGAGGACACAGTCGCCAAGGACACGGCTGCGGGCAAGGACGCGGGCGAGTCCGACTCGTCGTCCGACGGCGAGTAG